One stretch of Streptomyces sp. R21 DNA includes these proteins:
- a CDS encoding demethylmenaquinone methyltransferase, producing the protein MTRASLDKQPHEVASMFDDVAERYDLTNDVLSLGQDRVWRKEVAKAVDARPAQKILDLAAGTATSSLPFARTGAYVVPCDFSLGMLRVGKKNYPWLPLTAGDATKLPFKDDTFDAVTISFGLRNVQDTDAALTELYRVTKPGGRVVICEFSHPTWAPFRTVYTEYLMRALPPVARAVSSNPDAYVYLAESIRDWPNQPALAGLLQKAGWSKVAWRNLTGGIVALHRGFKPA; encoded by the coding sequence GTGACCCGCGCATCTCTGGACAAGCAGCCGCACGAAGTCGCCTCGATGTTCGACGACGTGGCGGAACGGTACGACCTGACGAACGACGTGCTGTCGCTCGGCCAGGACCGGGTGTGGCGCAAGGAGGTCGCGAAGGCGGTCGACGCCCGGCCCGCGCAGAAGATCCTGGACCTGGCCGCGGGTACGGCCACCTCCTCGCTGCCCTTCGCGCGCACAGGTGCGTATGTCGTCCCCTGCGACTTCTCCCTCGGTATGCTCCGCGTCGGCAAGAAGAACTACCCCTGGCTGCCGCTGACCGCGGGCGACGCGACGAAGCTGCCCTTCAAGGACGACACCTTCGACGCCGTCACGATCTCCTTCGGGCTGCGCAACGTGCAGGACACCGACGCCGCGCTCACCGAGCTGTACCGGGTGACCAAGCCCGGCGGCCGCGTCGTGATCTGCGAGTTCTCGCACCCGACCTGGGCACCCTTCCGCACCGTCTACACCGAGTACCTGATGCGCGCGCTGCCGCCCGTCGCCCGCGCGGTCTCCTCCAACCCCGACGCGTACGTCTACCTAGCCGAGTCCATCCGCGACTGGCCGAACCAGCCCGCGCTGGCCGGGCTGCTGCAGAAGGCGGGCTGGTCGAAGGTCGCGTGGCGGAACCTGACGGGCGGAATCGTGGCGCTGCACCGGGGCTTCAAGCCCGCGTAG
- a CDS encoding acyltransferase: MGSHRRDAFATAVDDRSAEPQESPTAEPKGRDRYFDTLRAVALVRVVTYHTFGWAWAGMVFPSMGIMFGLAGTLMAKSLERPAAKVLRSRVRRLLPPFWFWGFFVVVAMLIHGWMPGWQIVFWVLPIGDPPGNSWGIQAWEILWYLRTYLWFVLLSPLLLKVFRLAPVPVLLASLAPIVVFQFWWQPPYDRFGSGLTDVATYLFCWILGFAHRDGVLQRLKPAAVVVLSLGAIAYGGWYAFTHQAEAGTYDLDEIPLAQALWSAGYVTLLMYFKARFQVDFAGLTRFRRLDRIVTIFNARAVTIYLWHEIALILAVPLIDQFWKVPAFEKWLPLESQWFMFGIGWVLIAAFILLCGWVEDVAAKKKPKLLPGASA, translated from the coding sequence ATGGGGTCGCATCGCAGGGACGCTTTCGCCACTGCTGTGGACGATCGTTCCGCAGAACCACAAGAGTCCCCGACGGCGGAACCAAAGGGCAGGGACCGCTACTTCGACACACTGCGCGCGGTGGCCCTGGTCAGGGTGGTGACCTACCACACCTTCGGCTGGGCCTGGGCCGGCATGGTCTTCCCCTCCATGGGGATCATGTTCGGACTCGCCGGCACCCTGATGGCGAAGTCGCTGGAGCGCCCCGCGGCGAAGGTCCTCAGAAGCCGCGTGCGCAGACTCCTGCCCCCGTTCTGGTTCTGGGGCTTCTTCGTGGTCGTGGCGATGCTGATCCACGGCTGGATGCCGGGCTGGCAGATCGTCTTCTGGGTGCTGCCGATCGGCGACCCGCCGGGCAACTCCTGGGGCATCCAGGCCTGGGAGATCCTCTGGTACCTGCGGACATACCTCTGGTTCGTGCTGCTCTCGCCCCTGCTGCTGAAGGTGTTCCGGCTCGCCCCGGTGCCGGTCCTGCTCGCGAGTCTCGCCCCGATCGTGGTCTTCCAGTTCTGGTGGCAGCCGCCGTACGACCGGTTCGGCAGCGGTCTGACGGACGTGGCCACCTATCTCTTCTGCTGGATCCTCGGCTTCGCGCACCGCGACGGGGTCCTGCAGCGGCTGAAGCCGGCCGCCGTCGTCGTCCTCTCGCTGGGCGCGATCGCGTACGGCGGCTGGTACGCCTTCACGCACCAGGCCGAGGCGGGAACGTACGACCTGGACGAGATCCCGCTCGCGCAGGCCCTCTGGTCGGCGGGGTACGTGACCCTGCTGATGTACTTCAAGGCGCGCTTCCAGGTCGACTTCGCCGGGCTCACCCGCTTCCGGCGGCTCGACCGGATCGTGACGATCTTCAACGCCAGGGCTGTGACGATCTATCTCTGGCACGAGATCGCGCTGATCCTGGCCGTCCCGCTGATCGACCAGTTCTGGAAGGTGCCCGCCTTCGAGAAGTGGCTGCCGCTGGAGAGCCAGTGGTTCATGTTCGGCATCGGCTGGGTCCTGATCGCCGCCTTCATCCTGCTGTGCGGGTGGGTCGAGGACGTCGCCGCGAAGAAGAAGCCGAAGCTGCTCCCCGGAGCGAGTGCGTGA
- a CDS encoding bifunctional polysaccharide deacetylase/glycosyltransferase family 2 protein has protein sequence MTTTTPSRGRRRAPTRIERAAGKAAALQKPRVILALLLLLGLTSVMLLDGYLRGEVFSDQRVRDGAAYDDVPQKILESGPIFTSSNGTVDAKSVPDKTIVLTFDDGPNPEYTEKVLKILQDNDVPGTFFVVGSMVSRYPDAVKDMVAQGNEVGIHTFSHVDLSYQSTSRLERELSQTQLALAGAAGITTTLFRAPYSAETDAIDNYSWPVYKKIAKLGYTSVFIDTDSDDWKQPGVASIIKTATPKKNKGASVLFHDAGGDRDQTLLALPKYIKKMKAKGYTFTTVSGALAKQRSAKAGAGAGANAGTGAGAQAGQQPGQSGQQPGSAPGAGAGAGNGNATTTTAIEQAAHRKATGTTLYEGKALIYAVAFAEWSMPGLATGLAVVGVAVMGRFGMMLILARRHYRQRNKRRFGWGPEVTRPVSVIVPAYNEKECIENTINSLTQSTHPIEIIVVDDGSTDGTAALVEAMGVPNVRVIRQENAGKPAALNNGVRNASYDIVVMMDGDTVFEPDTVRQLVQPFANEDVGAVAGNAKVGNRNTVIGAWQHIEYVMGFNLDRRMYDLLRCMPTIPGAIGAFRRDAVLEVGGMSEDTLAEDTDITIAMHRKGWRVVYQEHARAWTEAPGSLKQLWSQRYRWSYGTMQALWKHRKSLTDKGPSGRFGRVGMPLVVIFQIITPIFAPLIDVFTVYSMIFVDFWASLLAWLAVLAVQLLCAAYAFRLDREKYRYLLMMPLQQLAYRQMMYLVLIHSSITALTGGRLRWQKLKRTGEVGTPAGVS, from the coding sequence ATGACTACGACGACGCCCTCGCGCGGCCGCCGACGCGCCCCCACCCGTATCGAGCGGGCGGCGGGCAAGGCCGCGGCGCTGCAGAAACCCCGTGTGATCCTCGCCCTGCTGCTTCTGCTGGGCCTGACCAGTGTGATGCTCCTGGACGGCTATCTGCGCGGCGAGGTCTTCAGCGACCAGCGCGTGCGCGACGGCGCCGCCTACGACGACGTACCGCAGAAGATCCTGGAATCCGGACCCATCTTCACGTCCAGCAACGGGACCGTGGACGCCAAGTCGGTGCCGGACAAGACCATCGTGCTGACCTTCGACGACGGCCCGAACCCCGAGTACACCGAGAAGGTCCTCAAGATCCTTCAGGACAACGACGTGCCCGGCACGTTCTTCGTCGTCGGCTCGATGGTCTCCCGCTACCCGGACGCCGTGAAGGACATGGTCGCGCAGGGCAACGAGGTCGGCATCCACACGTTCTCGCACGTCGACCTCTCGTATCAGAGCACCTCGCGCCTCGAACGCGAGCTGAGCCAGACGCAGTTGGCCCTCGCGGGCGCGGCCGGCATCACGACGACGCTGTTCCGCGCGCCGTACTCGGCGGAGACCGACGCCATCGACAACTACAGCTGGCCGGTCTACAAGAAGATCGCCAAGCTGGGCTACACCAGCGTCTTCATCGACACCGACAGCGACGACTGGAAGCAGCCGGGCGTCGCGAGCATCATCAAGACGGCCACGCCGAAGAAGAACAAGGGCGCCTCGGTCCTCTTCCACGACGCGGGCGGCGACCGCGACCAGACCCTGCTGGCGCTGCCGAAGTACATCAAGAAGATGAAGGCGAAGGGGTACACCTTCACGACCGTGAGCGGGGCGCTGGCGAAGCAGCGGTCGGCGAAAGCGGGTGCGGGTGCGGGTGCGAACGCCGGTACGGGGGCGGGCGCGCAGGCCGGTCAGCAGCCAGGGCAGAGCGGGCAGCAGCCCGGGTCGGCTCCCGGTGCGGGTGCGGGTGCGGGCAACGGCAACGCCACCACCACGACCGCGATCGAGCAGGCCGCGCACCGCAAGGCCACCGGCACCACCCTCTACGAGGGCAAGGCCCTCATCTACGCGGTCGCCTTCGCCGAGTGGAGCATGCCGGGCCTCGCGACCGGACTCGCCGTCGTGGGCGTCGCCGTCATGGGCCGGTTCGGGATGATGCTCATCCTCGCCCGCCGCCACTACCGGCAGCGCAACAAGCGCCGGTTCGGCTGGGGCCCCGAGGTCACCCGCCCCGTCAGCGTGATCGTGCCGGCGTACAACGAGAAGGAGTGCATCGAGAACACGATCAACTCCCTTACACAGTCCACGCATCCGATCGAGATCATCGTCGTCGACGACGGTTCGACGGACGGCACGGCGGCCCTCGTCGAGGCCATGGGCGTGCCCAACGTCCGCGTGATCCGCCAGGAGAACGCCGGCAAGCCCGCCGCCCTCAACAACGGTGTGCGCAACGCCAGTTACGACATCGTCGTGATGATGGACGGCGACACCGTCTTCGAGCCGGACACCGTACGGCAGTTGGTGCAGCCCTTCGCGAACGAGGACGTCGGCGCGGTCGCCGGCAACGCCAAGGTCGGCAACCGCAACACGGTCATCGGCGCCTGGCAGCACATCGAGTACGTGATGGGCTTCAACCTCGACCGCCGCATGTACGACCTGCTGCGCTGCATGCCCACCATCCCGGGCGCGATCGGAGCGTTCCGCCGCGACGCGGTGCTGGAGGTCGGCGGCATGAGCGAGGACACGCTCGCCGAGGACACCGACATCACCATCGCCATGCACCGCAAGGGCTGGCGCGTCGTCTACCAGGAGCACGCCCGGGCCTGGACGGAGGCACCCGGTTCCCTCAAGCAGCTGTGGTCGCAGCGCTACCGCTGGTCGTACGGCACCATGCAGGCGCTGTGGAAGCACCGCAAGTCCCTGACGGACAAGGGGCCTTCGGGCCGCTTCGGCCGGGTCGGCATGCCGCTCGTGGTCATCTTCCAGATCATCACGCCGATCTTCGCCCCGCTCATCGACGTCTTCACGGTCTACTCGATGATCTTCGTGGACTTCTGGGCCTCGCTCCTCGCCTGGCTGGCCGTGCTCGCGGTCCAACTCCTGTGCGCGGCCTACGCGTTCCGGCTCGACCGCGAGAAGTACCGCTACCTCCTGATGATGCCGCTCCAGCAACTGGCCTACCGCCAGATGATGTACCTCGTTCTCATCCACTCCTCCATCACCGCCCTCACCGGCGGCCGCCTTCGCTGGCAGAAACTGAAGCGCACGGGCGAAGTCGGCACCCCGGCGGGGGTGAGCTGA
- a CDS encoding chitinase, with protein MRIFLKPSAGLFCLVVALACAGCSSGDDGSMDAAPAQPSKTAAAASPSASAASTTAYAPYVSATTASDMDAAGSPTTYNLAFVISDGSTCTPKWNGTTAIADSAVRSRISALEKSGASVRVSFGGASGKELASTCDSASALAAAYGAALDAAGSTQADFDIEGDELTDSDSVALRSEAIALLQKERSDLKVTFTLPVMPSGLDSDGLALLESANDHAVQVSTVDIMTMNYGESYDGHMGTYALTSAKAAHTQLKKVFGLSDAGAWQGMALTSMIGVNDVDNETFTLADAAQVRTFAEEKQIAWVSMWSAFRDRQCEGDDSASDDAATNCSGVTQSSGAFAEALSG; from the coding sequence ATGCGGATTTTCCTGAAGCCGTCCGCCGGGCTCTTCTGCCTGGTGGTGGCGCTGGCCTGCGCGGGGTGCTCCTCGGGCGATGACGGCTCCATGGACGCGGCCCCCGCGCAGCCGTCGAAGACCGCCGCCGCGGCTTCGCCATCGGCGTCCGCCGCCTCCACCACCGCGTACGCCCCGTACGTCAGCGCCACGACCGCCTCCGACATGGACGCCGCAGGGAGCCCTACGACGTACAACCTGGCGTTCGTGATCTCCGACGGAAGTACCTGCACGCCGAAGTGGAACGGCACGACCGCCATCGCTGACTCTGCGGTGAGATCCCGGATTTCGGCGCTGGAGAAGTCCGGCGCGAGCGTGCGTGTCTCCTTCGGCGGGGCATCCGGAAAGGAGCTCGCCTCGACCTGCGACAGCGCCTCCGCGCTTGCCGCGGCGTACGGCGCGGCGCTCGACGCGGCCGGCTCGACGCAGGCGGACTTCGACATCGAGGGCGACGAGTTGACCGACTCCGACTCGGTCGCGCTGCGCTCGGAGGCGATCGCGCTGCTGCAGAAGGAGCGCAGCGACCTGAAGGTCACCTTCACGCTGCCGGTGATGCCGTCCGGCCTCGACTCCGACGGCTTGGCGCTCCTGGAGTCCGCCAACGACCACGCCGTACAGGTCTCCACCGTCGACATCATGACGATGAACTACGGCGAGTCGTACGACGGCCACATGGGCACCTACGCCCTGACCTCGGCCAAGGCCGCCCACACGCAGCTGAAGAAGGTCTTCGGGCTCTCCGACGCGGGCGCCTGGCAGGGCATGGCCCTCACCTCGATGATCGGCGTGAACGACGTGGACAACGAGACCTTCACGCTTGCCGACGCCGCCCAGGTCCGCACGTTCGCCGAGGAGAAGCAGATCGCCTGGGTGTCGATGTGGTCGGCCTTCCGCGACCGGCAGTGCGAGGGCGATGACTCTGCTTCTGACGATGCGGCGACCAACTGCAGTGGGGTGACGCAGAGTTCGGGAGCCTTCGCCGAAGCACTCTCGGGCTGA
- the mqnC gene encoding cyclic dehypoxanthinyl futalosine synthase: protein MTEKADLQSVLDRAAAGGRITPEEALDLYRDAPLHALGAAADAVRRRRYAGTEHIATYIIERNINYTNVCVTACKFCAFYAAPKDTAKGWTRDLDDILRRCAETVELGGTQIMFQGGHHPDYGVEYYEKHFAAIKAAYPQLVIHSLGASEVEHMARISKVSVEEAIQRIHAAGLDSFAGAGAELLPERPRKAIAPLKESGERWLEIMEAAHNLGVESTSTMLMGTGETNAERIEHLRMIRDVQDRTGGFRAFIPYTYQPENNHLKGRTQATLFEYLRMIAIARLFMDNINHIQGSWLTTGKEVGQLSLHYGADDLGSIMLEENVVSSAGAKHRSNRMEIIDLIRKAGRVPAQRTTTYEHIVVHDDPANDPVDERVMSHISSTAIEGGTAHPELKLLASN from the coding sequence GTGACCGAGAAGGCCGACCTTCAGTCCGTCCTCGACCGTGCCGCCGCGGGTGGGCGGATCACCCCGGAAGAGGCGCTCGACCTCTACCGCGACGCCCCGCTGCACGCCCTCGGCGCAGCCGCCGACGCCGTACGCCGGCGCAGGTACGCGGGTACCGAGCACATCGCGACGTACATCATCGAGCGCAACATCAACTACACCAACGTGTGTGTCACGGCGTGCAAGTTCTGCGCGTTCTACGCGGCCCCCAAGGACACCGCCAAGGGCTGGACGCGCGACCTCGACGACATCCTGCGGCGCTGCGCCGAGACGGTCGAGCTCGGCGGCACGCAGATCATGTTCCAGGGCGGGCACCACCCGGACTACGGCGTCGAGTACTACGAGAAGCACTTCGCCGCGATCAAGGCCGCGTACCCCCAGCTGGTCATCCACTCCCTCGGCGCGTCCGAGGTCGAGCACATGGCCCGGATCTCCAAGGTGAGTGTGGAGGAGGCGATCCAGCGCATCCACGCCGCCGGGCTCGACTCCTTCGCCGGTGCCGGTGCCGAGCTGCTGCCCGAGCGGCCGCGCAAGGCGATCGCCCCGCTGAAGGAGTCCGGCGAGCGCTGGCTGGAGATCATGGAGGCCGCGCACAACCTGGGCGTGGAGTCCACTTCCACCATGCTCATGGGCACCGGCGAGACCAACGCCGAGCGCATCGAGCACCTGCGGATGATCCGTGACGTACAGGACCGGACCGGAGGCTTCCGTGCCTTCATCCCGTACACCTACCAGCCCGAGAACAACCACCTCAAGGGCCGTACGCAGGCCACGCTCTTCGAGTACCTGCGGATGATCGCCATCGCCCGGCTGTTCATGGACAACATCAACCACATCCAGGGCTCGTGGCTGACGACGGGCAAGGAGGTCGGCCAGCTGTCCCTGCACTACGGCGCCGACGACCTCGGGTCGATCATGCTGGAGGAGAACGTCGTCTCCAGCGCCGGTGCCAAGCACCGCTCCAACCGCATGGAGATCATCGACCTCATCCGCAAGGCGGGCCGCGTCCCGGCCCAGCGGACGACGACGTACGAGCACATCGTCGTGCACGACGACCCGGCGAACGACCCGGTCGACGAGCGGGTCATGTCGCACATCTCGTCCACGGCGATCGAGGGCGGTACGGCTCACCCGGAGCTGAAGCTGCTCGCCTCCAACTAG
- a CDS encoding A24 family peptidase, with amino-acid sequence MRVDLDVWLTAVAALWGAAAGLLVPRPAYRFSVDPDEEWRDACPDGHPIAGFAGGWLGRARCGTDGTRYGPRATSVALATGFLCGALALATGTRPELGAWLLLAPLGVLLAVVDFRVQRLPDVLTLPLAGAALALLGAASFVPEHAGDWMTALYGGLALGGAYFVLFLINPNGMGFGDVKLALGLGAVLGWYGWSVLFLGTFAGFLFGGLYGLGLVVARRAGRKTSIPFGPFLIAGAYVGLLIGAYAA; translated from the coding sequence GTGCGTGTGGATCTCGACGTGTGGCTGACCGCCGTCGCCGCCCTCTGGGGTGCGGCGGCCGGCCTTCTCGTGCCCCGCCCGGCCTACCGCTTCTCCGTGGACCCCGACGAGGAATGGCGGGACGCGTGTCCCGACGGGCATCCGATCGCCGGGTTCGCGGGCGGGTGGCTCGGGCGGGCCCGGTGCGGCACGGACGGGACCCGGTACGGGCCCCGCGCCACCTCCGTCGCCCTCGCCACCGGCTTCCTCTGCGGGGCGCTCGCCCTCGCCACCGGCACTCGGCCCGAGCTGGGCGCCTGGCTGCTGCTCGCGCCCCTCGGCGTACTCCTCGCCGTCGTGGACTTCCGGGTGCAGCGACTGCCCGACGTGCTGACGCTTCCGCTGGCCGGGGCGGCACTCGCGCTGCTGGGCGCCGCGTCGTTCGTACCCGAACACGCGGGCGACTGGATGACGGCGCTGTACGGCGGGCTCGCGCTCGGCGGCGCGTACTTCGTGCTCTTCCTCATCAACCCCAACGGCATGGGCTTCGGCGATGTGAAGCTGGCTCTGGGGCTCGGCGCCGTCCTCGGCTGGTACGGGTGGAGCGTGCTGTTCCTGGGGACCTTCGCCGGGTTCCTGTTCGGGGGGCTGTACGGCTTGGGGCTCGTCGTCGCCCGGCGCGCCGGACGGAAGACGTCGATCCCGTTCGGGCCGTTCCTGATCGCCGGGGCGTACGTGGGGCTGCTGATCGGGGCGTACGCGGCCTGA
- a CDS encoding serine/threonine-protein kinase, with product MQPLGSDEPTVVGPYRLLGRLGSGGMGRVYLGRSAGGRTVAVKIVHPHFALDEEFRARFRREVEAARRVGGAWTAPVLDADPEASVPWVATGYAAGPSLAAAIADSGPLPAHSVRVLGAGLAEALSAVHALGLVHRDVKPSNVLLTLDGPLLIDFGIARATDGTASLTSTGVSVGSPGYMSPEQILGKGVAGAADVFSLGAVLVYAATGQSPFPGDSSAALLYKVVHEEPRLGALEGELRELGARCLAKDPADRPTPAEISGRLAPQGAARLVTGGWLPGPMVEQVSRSAVQLLNLEAAEVTPSGPVAFSSPSVGTPAVEGGAGAGVFGPPPPGFGPPVPVVPMPTYVPGQRDAQPGSDSGPHSGPQDVVPPTYGNQSVDQHGGHPADHPGKVSVSVAATSVPGANGRGRRLSCTVALAVAGALAAVTVGSAFLFDLMPGSGGDGDKGSSAGGAPSPAPTAGSTDAGSSAPSATPTATDPGNGEATIPASYLGTWEGDGTALGGALPAGTFRVTVHQAAVGQEFGTMRQTDQLGGICDDVLVLKKVTAKQLTATSTAKKSNRGVCTKGSHEVRLTPVGTDLKYETDNADAGDPVSRMSKVG from the coding sequence ATGCAACCGCTCGGATCCGACGAACCCACCGTCGTGGGGCCCTACCGGCTGCTCGGCCGGCTGGGCTCCGGCGGCATGGGCCGCGTATATCTGGGCCGCAGCGCGGGCGGCCGCACGGTCGCGGTGAAGATCGTGCACCCGCACTTCGCGCTCGACGAGGAGTTCCGCGCCCGCTTCCGCCGCGAGGTCGAGGCCGCGCGCCGGGTGGGCGGCGCCTGGACGGCCCCCGTCCTGGACGCGGACCCGGAGGCGTCGGTGCCCTGGGTCGCCACGGGGTACGCGGCCGGCCCCTCTCTGGCGGCGGCGATCGCGGACAGCGGCCCGCTGCCCGCGCATTCCGTACGGGTCCTCGGCGCGGGCCTGGCCGAGGCGCTCTCGGCGGTGCACGCGCTGGGGCTGGTCCACCGCGACGTCAAGCCCTCCAACGTCCTGCTGACCCTCGACGGCCCCCTCCTCATCGACTTCGGCATCGCCCGCGCGACGGACGGCACGGCCTCACTCACCTCGACCGGCGTCTCGGTCGGCTCCCCGGGCTACATGTCGCCCGAGCAGATCCTCGGCAAGGGGGTCGCGGGCGCGGCCGACGTCTTCTCCCTGGGCGCGGTCCTGGTGTACGCCGCCACGGGCCAGTCCCCGTTCCCCGGCGACTCCTCCGCCGCGCTCCTCTACAAGGTCGTCCACGAGGAGCCCCGACTGGGCGCCCTGGAGGGCGAGTTGCGTGAGCTGGGCGCCCGGTGCCTCGCCAAGGACCCGGCCGACCGGCCTACCCCGGCCGAGATTTCCGGGCGGCTGGCCCCGCAGGGCGCGGCCCGGCTGGTGACGGGGGGCTGGCTGCCGGGTCCGATGGTGGAGCAGGTCAGTCGAAGTGCCGTACAACTGCTGAACCTTGAGGCGGCGGAGGTCACGCCTTCGGGGCCGGTGGCGTTCAGCAGTCCTTCGGTGGGGACGCCTGCGGTGGAGGGTGGGGCGGGGGCCGGCGTGTTCGGGCCGCCACCGCCGGGGTTCGGGCCGCCGGTTCCTGTGGTGCCGATGCCGACGTATGTGCCCGGGCAGCGGGATGCGCAGCCGGGGTCGGACTCCGGGCCGCATTCCGGGCCGCAGGACGTGGTGCCGCCCACCTACGGCAACCAGTCCGTCGACCAGCACGGCGGTCATCCCGCCGACCATCCCGGCAAGGTCTCCGTCAGTGTCGCCGCGACCTCGGTACCCGGGGCGAACGGCCGTGGCCGCAGGCTGAGTTGCACCGTCGCCCTGGCGGTGGCGGGCGCGCTCGCGGCGGTGACCGTCGGGTCGGCGTTCCTGTTCGACCTGATGCCGGGCAGCGGTGGCGACGGGGACAAGGGAAGCTCAGCGGGAGGCGCCCCGTCCCCGGCGCCGACCGCCGGATCGACCGACGCGGGGAGCAGCGCGCCGTCGGCGACCCCCACTGCCACCGACCCGGGCAACGGAGAGGCCACCATCCCCGCCTCCTACCTCGGCACCTGGGAGGGCGACGGCACCGCCCTCGGCGGCGCCCTGCCCGCGGGCACGTTCCGCGTCACCGTCCACCAGGCCGCCGTGGGCCAGGAGTTCGGCACCATGCGCCAGACCGACCAGCTCGGCGGCATCTGCGACGACGTACTCGTCCTCAAGAAGGTCACCGCGAAACAGCTCACCGCGACCAGCACCGCGAAGAAGTCCAACCGCGGCGTGTGCACGAAGGGTTCGCACGAGGTCCGACTGACCCCGGTCGGAACCGACCTGAAGTACGAGACGGACAACGCGGACGCGGGGGACCCGGTGTCTCGGATGTCGAAGGTCGGCTGA
- a CDS encoding menaquinone biosynthetic enzyme MqnA/MqnD family protein, which translates to MDNSRTRPRVGHIQFLNCLPLYWGLARTGTLLDFELTKDTPEKLSEKLVQGDLDIGPITLVEFLKHADDLVAFPDIAVGCDGPVMSCVIVSQVPLDRLDGARVALGSTSRTSVRLAQLLLAEQVGVQPSYYTCPPDLPLMMQEADAAVLIGDAALRANLHEAAQLGLEVHDLGAMWKEWTGLPFVFAVWAARRDYLEREPEVTRKVHEAFLASRDLSLDEVGKVAEQAARWEVFDEAVLEKYFTTLDFRFGGPQLAAVTEFARRVGATTGFPADVKVDLLEP; encoded by the coding sequence GTGGACAATTCTCGCACCCGGCCGCGTGTCGGCCACATCCAGTTCCTGAACTGCCTGCCCCTGTACTGGGGGCTCGCGAGAACCGGGACGCTCCTCGACTTCGAGCTCACGAAGGACACCCCGGAGAAGCTCAGCGAGAAGCTGGTGCAGGGCGACCTCGACATCGGGCCCATCACGCTCGTCGAGTTCCTCAAGCACGCCGATGACCTGGTCGCCTTCCCCGACATCGCGGTCGGCTGCGACGGCCCGGTGATGTCCTGCGTGATCGTCTCGCAGGTCCCCCTCGACCGGCTGGACGGCGCCCGCGTCGCCCTCGGCTCCACCTCGCGCACCTCGGTGCGCCTGGCCCAGCTGCTGCTCGCCGAGCAGGTCGGCGTCCAGCCGTCGTACTACACGTGCCCGCCCGACCTCCCCCTGATGATGCAGGAGGCGGACGCCGCCGTACTGATCGGCGACGCGGCCCTGCGGGCCAATCTGCACGAGGCCGCGCAGCTCGGCCTGGAGGTGCACGACCTCGGTGCCATGTGGAAGGAGTGGACGGGCCTGCCGTTCGTCTTCGCCGTCTGGGCCGCCCGCCGCGACTACCTGGAGCGCGAGCCCGAGGTCACCCGCAAGGTGCACGAGGCCTTCCTCGCCTCCCGCGATCTCTCCCTCGACGAGGTCGGCAAGGTCGCCGAGCAGGCGGCGCGCTGGGAGGTCTTCGACGAGGCGGTCCTGGAGAAGTACTTCACGACGCTCGACTTCCGCTTCGGCGGCCCCCAGCTGGCCGCCGTCACGGAGTTCGCGCGCCGCGTCGGCGCGACGACCGGCTTCCCGGCGGACGTGAAGGTGGATCTGCTGGAGCCGTAA
- a CDS encoding cold-shock protein — protein sequence MATGTVKWFNAEKGFGFIAQEGGGPDVFVHYSAINASGFRSLEENQSVSFDVTQGPKGPQAENVTPI from the coding sequence ATGGCTACCGGAACCGTGAAGTGGTTCAACGCCGAAAAGGGCTTTGGTTTCATCGCCCAGGAAGGCGGCGGCCCGGACGTCTTCGTCCACTACTCCGCGATCAACGCGAGCGGTTTCCGCTCTCTCGAAGAGAACCAGTCGGTTTCCTTCGACGTCACGCAGGGTCCGAAGGGCCCGCAGGCGGAGAACGTCACCCCGATCTAA
- a CDS encoding TetR/AcrR family transcriptional regulator: MSSSDNRETGTGSDRETATAGDRETGGRRPQRADARTNRERILNVAEEVFGKGGPSASTEEVARLAGVGIATVFRHFPTKAALLEAVLVQRFDRLREQAEALLHATDPGTAFFDFFSRLVADAAGKIAIGEALLEAGGGDGGDAVQASEGLRRAVGALLRQAQSAGAVRDDAELPEVYALLVAISRAAAHARLEEEVRDRMLTIVFDGLAPLRNSRP; encoded by the coding sequence ATGAGCAGCTCAGACAACCGGGAGACGGGCACCGGAAGTGACCGGGAGACGGCCACCGCAGGTGACCGGGAGACGGGCGGCAGGCGGCCGCAACGCGCTGACGCGCGGACCAACCGTGAGCGGATCCTGAACGTCGCCGAGGAGGTCTTCGGCAAGGGCGGCCCGTCCGCGTCCACCGAGGAGGTGGCCCGGCTGGCGGGCGTCGGCATCGCCACGGTCTTCCGCCACTTCCCCACCAAGGCGGCGCTGCTGGAAGCCGTTCTCGTGCAGCGGTTCGACCGGCTGCGCGAGCAGGCCGAAGCGCTGCTGCACGCCACGGACCCGGGCACGGCGTTCTTCGACTTCTTCAGCCGTCTCGTCGCCGACGCGGCCGGGAAGATCGCCATCGGTGAGGCCCTGCTGGAGGCCGGTGGTGGCGACGGCGGCGACGCCGTTCAGGCATCGGAGGGACTGCGTCGGGCCGTCGGTGCGCTGCTTCGGCAGGCCCAGAGTGCCGGCGCGGTCCGGGACGACGCCGAACTGCCCGAGGTGTACGCCCTGCTCGTGGCCATCTCACGAGCCGCCGCGCACGCCCGCCTGGAGGAGGAGGTGCGGGACCGGATGCTCACCATCGTCTTCGACGGCCTCGCGCCACTCCGGAACTCGCGGCCGTAG